Sequence from the bacterium genome:
TCTCAACCGTGCAACTTGCCGGGGGCGTTGCAACAGTGCGTTACGGGGCGCCGAACCAGGCGATGCGGGCGGTCGGGACGCTGCTTGCGGGGCTCGTGCCCGACCCCGGCACTGCCGAGGAGCACGCGCCGTTCGCGACGTTCGGCTTCATGCTCGACTGCAGCCGGAACGCGGTGATGAAGCCGGAACATCTCAAGCGCTGGCTGCGCCGCCTCTGCCTGCTCGGGTACAACCAGGCCATGCTCTACACCGAAGATACTTACGAAGTGCCGGGCGAATGGCGGTTCGGATACATGCGCGGCGGCTACACCGCGGCCGAGCTGCGCGAGATTGACCGCTACTGCGAGGGCCTCGGTATTCGCCTCGTCGGCTGCATCCAGACCCTTGGGCACATGGAGCAGGTTCTGCGCTGGCCCGAATACGCGGCGGTGAAGGACACGAGCGCCGTTCTCCTGGCTGGCGAGGAGCAGACCTACAGCCTGATTGGCAAGATGCTCGACGCGATGGCCGGCAGTCTGCGGTCGCGACGCATACATGTCGGCATGGACGAGGCGGACGGGCTTGGCCGAGGTCGGTACATCGACCGGTTCGGGTGCATGAAGCAGTACGACGTATTCAACGAACACCTGACACGCGTGGTCCGTCTGTGCCGGGAGCGCGGGCTCGAACCGATGATCTGGTCGGACATGTTCTTCGCCCTCGGCAGCGCGAGCGGGGATTGCTTCGACCCGCAGGCTCTTGTCCCGCCGGGCGTCGCGGACAGGATTCCCAGGGACGTGCAACTGGTCTACTGGGATTACTACCATCCCGATGCCGAGTTCTACCTGAATCGCATCAAAGGGCACCGGCAGCTTGGGTTCGAGCCGGTCATGGCCTCCGGCGTCTGGACTTGGCAGCAACTCTGGTACAACCGGCAATTGACCGAGGCCAATGCGGGCGCGTGCATCGACGCCTGCCGTTCGGCCAGGCTGCGAGAGATCTTCTTTACGCTCTGGGGCGACGACGGCGCCTATTGCGACATCGACTCCGCTCTGGCCGGGCTCGCGTATGTGGCCGAGCGGGCATTCGCGCCGGACTTGTCTAGACTGGAGTCGCGGTTCAAGGCGGTATGCGGGGCAAGCTACGAGGCGGTGGTGGCGGCCTCGGAGCTTACCGGCCCGGTCCGGACCGCCGGCATGCTCTGGGATGACCCGCTGCTCGGCATGTTTCACCATGAGGCGCTGGCCGGCACCGGGCACGACTGGCAGAACCTGGCGAAACGGTACGAGCGAGTGCGCGAGGACCTTGACTCGTTCCGGAGTGAACATGGCGCCGGCGACATCACGCACGCGGCGCTGCTCG
This genomic interval carries:
- a CDS encoding family 20 glycosylhydrolase; this translates as MRFEHVPGTVSTVQLAGGVATVRYGAPNQAMRAVGTLLAGLVPDPGTAEEHAPFATFGFMLDCSRNAVMKPEHLKRWLRRLCLLGYNQAMLYTEDTYEVPGEWRFGYMRGGYTAAELREIDRYCEGLGIRLVGCIQTLGHMEQVLRWPEYAAVKDTSAVLLAGEEQTYSLIGKMLDAMAGSLRSRRIHVGMDEADGLGRGRYIDRFGCMKQYDVFNEHLTRVVRLCRERGLEPMIWSDMFFALGSASGDCFDPQALVPPGVADRIPRDVQLVYWDYYHPDAEFYLNRIKGHRQLGFEPVMASGVWTWQQLWYNRQLTEANAGACIDACRSARLREIFFTLWGDDGAYCDIDSALAGLAYVAERAFAPDLSRLESRFKAVCGASYEAVVAASELTGPVRTAGMLWDDPLLGMFHHEALAGTGHDWQNLAKRYERVREDLDSFRSEHGAGDITHAALLAGFLGRKVRLRSLIDEAYARRDRSALQSALAATPAMAVRLEELAASWRRQWLARNKPFGLEVLQIRLAGQAARYRELEQRLDDFIAGRIDSIPELEQRPVEPHGRIGTSWKNLASGSTNI